Within Candidatus Nanopelagicales bacterium, the genomic segment GGATCGTTCACAGAATCGCTGTTCCTTGGGCTAAACCACCCCAGGGTCGGTGACGATACGTAGTCATATTGCCCAATTTGACCGCTGAGTGCGTTCGGTGGTGGTTCCGACACCTCACCGTCGCACAATGCAATCAGGTCGCCTAACGCCCCCGCGTTCCTAGATCTCGCCACCGACCATCCCCAGGAGGCCGCGCGCATGGACACTTCGTTGCCACTGTCGTCGCCCGAGGCGCCCATTACCAGCCGTCGAATCAGAGCGTGGCTGTCGCGCGGCGCCATCGCCGGTGTGGCGCTAGCCGTCATAGTCGTCGGACTGCCGGTAGCGGCTCCGACTGTGGCCGCCGCTGCCACTCCAGCGCCCAAACGCATAATGAGTGGCTGGTTGCCCTACTGGACCATGTCGACCTCGTCCGCTGCATTCGTGAAGAACGCTGATCTCTTCAGCGACATCTCACCGTTCTGGCATGACGCGAGGAAGTCCTCTAGCAGTTCGAGCGGGATTTCCATCAGCAACAACAGCCTCAGTTCCGGATCCCGATCGAGTTGGTTGAAAACCCTCAAGGGCCGTGGCGCCTACGTCATGCCGTCGATCACCGATGGCAGCGGTGCCCACACGATGGCCGCAACGATGAAGAACTCGACCAAGCGGGCGGCTCTCGTCAGCCAGATCGTCAACCTGGTGCGTTCCAACGGATACGACGGCATCGATTTGGACTTCGAGACGTTCGCGTTCTCCGACGGAAGCTCATCGTGGTCGTCGACCCGACCGGCCTGGGTGGCGTTTGTCACCGCGCTCGGCAAGGGCCTGCATCAGTACGGCAAGAAGCTCTCGCTCGCGGTGCCACCCATGTACAACGCACGCCGAAATGGTTCGAGCGGTTACTGGGTCTATGACTTCGCCGGCGTTGGCCCAGCCATCGACAAGCTGCGGATCATGGCCTACGACTACTCCTGGAGCACGCCGGGACCCATCGGTGGTCCGCTCAGTTGGGCCGACTCCGTCGCCAAGTTCGCGGTGACGCAACTTCCTGCCAGCAAAGTCCAACTCGGCACTCCGACCTATGGTCGCGACTGGGTGACCAGCAAGACCGGCAGTGGGTGCCCGTCGCTGTCACAGAAGGTGTACGACTCCCGCAATCGGGGCAGCGCGATCTCGGGAGTTTCCGGATCGTCGTGGAAGCGAGACTCTGCCTCGCAGGAGCGCTATATCAACTACTCATTGACCTACAACTCCGGCAAGTGCAAGGTCAAACGCAGCGCTTGGCTACCGGACGCAACCACAGTCGCGGCGCGAGCCAAGATCGCCGGAAAGTACAACCTCGCTGGCCAGGCGACGTGGACTATCGGCGCCGAAGAGGCAAGCCAGTGGGCGCCACTGCGCAGCTATGCCAGGGCGTTGGCTCCCGGGAGTTCGCCCAGCCTGAAGTCGCAGTCGCTGGGCCTGCGGGGAGCACCAACCGTGGCTCGCCGGGGCAGCAAGTTCACGCTTTCCGGTGCGATTGCACCAGCCCGGACCGGCGTGGCCGTGCGCGTCCAGCGTTACAAGGGTCGATGGATTACCAAGCGCAAGGCCATCACCAAGAACAGTGGGACCTACCGGGCTGGCGTCAGACCGAAGGCGAAGAAGTCGCGTTGGCGGGTAGTTGTGCCAGCAACCGGCGGTTACGGTCGCGCCGTGAGCCCGAAGATCACCCTGCGCACGCGCTAGGGATTGCCACTGCTCGCCCTGACGATGTCTGAGCAGGCAACTACCTGTCGCGCAGACTCTGCGCTGGCAGGTCGAACCAACGCAGACTCTCAAAGCCCTCCCGAACAAGGCCAGCGGCGACAAAGTCGTCATCATCGGCCGGAACCGGATCGGGCAGCGAGTCAAGGATTCGCCGCGCGTCCTCGAGGTGAGTCGCCAGAACTGATTCCGGGGCGGTGTCCTGGTGGCGTGGGTACTGCAGTATCCCGGCGTCGTCGTAGCGCAGCTGGCTCAGCCGCAGCGGAGGATCGACAGGTCCGTTGTGGTGCCGCCAGAGACCGCTGTCTGGCTCGAAGTGATAGTCGGGCAGTAAGCGCCAGCCGCGGTCAGCGAGCAGACTGACCGAATCAACGATGTAGCCGAATACCGCCTCAGAGATGAAGTAGTTGAAGTTGATGCGGATCCAACCTGGCTTGATGCCCTCGCAGCCGTGGGCGATCTCGTTTTCAAATTCGTGGCTACGCTCAACATCAATTCCCAGCAACCGGTGGCCATACGGCCCAGCGCAGGAACAGCCGCCGCGAGCTTGGATGCCGAAGAGGTCGTTGAGCATGGCGACGGCGGCGTTGTGGTGCAGGTAGCGACCCGTCGGAGTGCGCAGCGTGAACGACACGATCGACAGGCGTTCCGCATCCGGATTGCCAAGCAGGTTGATCGCGTCAGAGCCAGACCAGGTGGCAATTGCTCGCTTGACGTAGTCGTCCTCGTGTGAACGGATGACCTGCTCACCGACGGCCATCTTCAGCTGCATCACCAGACCCGCGCGAATCGCCTCGACAATGGCCGGGGTGCCGCCCTCCTCCCGTTGCACCGGATCGGACAGGTACAGGTGCTCGGCGGGGTTGACGTAGGCCACGGTTCCACCACCGACCACGTCGGGAACCGAGTTAGTGATGAGCGACTTACGCAGCACCAGGACCCCAGGGGTGCCAGGTCCGCCAATGAACTTGTGGGGCGAGAGGAAGATCGCGTCCTTGCTCGCGTCGGCGATGACATCGGGGTCAGTCCCAGCTCCACTTTCCTGGTGCGGGCCCGCATCGGGAGTCATCTCGATCGAGACGTAGGGACCGGCAGCTGCGAAGTCCCAGAAGGCCAGTGCCCCGTGTTCGTGGAGGATCTTGGTGACCAGCGAAGTGTCGGTGACGATGCCGGTCACGTTGCTGGCGGCACTGAAGGATCCGATCAGCAATGGCCGCCCGGCGTGGGCAGCCAGCTCCGCTCGCAGGACGTCGCAGTCGATGTGCCCGTCGGAATCCTCGGCAATGGTCACGACATCGCAAATGGATTCGCGCCAGGGGAGCTCGTTGGAGTGATGTTCGAACGGACCGATGAACACCACCGGACGCTCGTGCGGTGGGATCTGATCAATCAAGTGGTACTTGGCATCGAGATCTGCCGGTAGCCGCAGATTCATGATGCCGACGAGGCGGTCGATCGCTCCGGTACTGCCCGAGCCGGCAAAGATCACCGCATACTCATCGCTGGCACCCACCGACTCCGCGACCAAAGCTCGCGCGTCTTCGCGCAGCCTCGTCGTTTGCAGTCCGGTGCCGGAGCTCTCGGTGTGAGTGTTCGCGTAGCGGGGGAGTACCTCGTCGCGAATGAAGTCCTCGATGAAGCTCAGCGCCCGGCCACTGGCGGTGTAGTCGGCATAGGTGACCCGGCGTGGACCAAACGGCCCAACCATGAGTTGGTCGTCACCGATGACCGACTGTCGGATCCGTTGGAGCAGAGGCGGATCGGGCAGCGCAGGGTTTCGCGGTGGAATCCCGCTAC encodes:
- a CDS encoding aminotransferase class V-fold PLP-dependent enzyme encodes the protein MSDRSGIPPRNPALPDPPLLQRIRQSVIGDDQLMVGPFGPRRVTYADYTASGRALSFIEDFIRDEVLPRYANTHTESSGTGLQTTRLREDARALVAESVGASDEYAVIFAGSGSTGAIDRLVGIMNLRLPADLDAKYHLIDQIPPHERPVVFIGPFEHHSNELPWRESICDVVTIAEDSDGHIDCDVLRAELAAHAGRPLLIGSFSAASNVTGIVTDTSLVTKILHEHGALAFWDFAAAGPYVSIEMTPDAGPHQESGAGTDPDVIADASKDAIFLSPHKFIGGPGTPGVLVLRKSLITNSVPDVVGGGTVAYVNPAEHLYLSDPVQREEGGTPAIVEAIRAGLVMQLKMAVGEQVIRSHEDDYVKRAIATWSGSDAINLLGNPDAERLSIVSFTLRTPTGRYLHHNAAVAMLNDLFGIQARGGCSCAGPYGHRLLGIDVERSHEFENEIAHGCEGIKPGWIRINFNYFISEAVFGYIVDSVSLLADRGWRLLPDYHFEPDSGLWRHHNGPVDPPLRLSQLRYDDAGILQYPRHQDTAPESVLATHLEDARRILDSLPDPVPADDDDFVAAGLVREGFESLRWFDLPAQSLRDR